The DNA segment AAGGAACACCGCTTTCGTTGACGACGACGGTAATCCCGAAGGATAATAGCCGCTGTGCCAGAGCGGGACCGGTCAAAATGAGTGAGAGTTTACCTCCATCACTCGAGCCTTCCCAATACTCATCTGAGACGCTTTCGTTTTCATTGTAGGCCCGATCGACTTGGCGATATAGATGCTCAATCTCGTCGATTTGATTCTGCATATTGCTTATGAACGAATTAGTTCTACCAAATAGAACAGCGACAAACAAAGCGATCTCGATGGCCTGTCGAACACTGAGCTCGTGTCGACGCCGAAGCGCCTCGAGGACCTTGGCATACCGGCCCTCTAGCCACGCGAGTTCTTCTTCGATACGAGGCCTTGAAGGGTTGTCTGCTTCTAGGTTGTAGTATCGATTCTTCCAAAGGACGTTGTTTGGAGCCCGTCGACGGGACGCTTCCTTTAGCGACTTATCTGTTATCCAGACGGCGGGCTCATATAACTCCATCGAGACACCGGCTGGCGGCGTATCGTCGACGAAAGACTTCAGGTAGCACTCCGGGATGATATGTTGCTTCTTCTTTTCGGCCATCCCGAAACCACACTTTCCAATTCTATCCACATAACGGTTTTCGCATTAGCGGCGCGGAGAGCGCCGAGGACAACGTATGTAGATGCTTGCGGCCTGGCAAGCGGGGACATTCCGACTGACCGCGTCCACTAGTTGCGAGGAGCTGGATATGACACTCTTAGGCAACTACAACTACCGTCTGATGTTTAAGCAGAAGTCTCGCGCGAACATTTTCGCGGTCGTACGCCGTTGCCAGACAGACGAGCCGACGCAACGGCAACGAGCCCGAAAGCTCACGCCGCCATTCCCCTAGGCAACGGATAAGTTCTTCTAGCCCGGCGAAATTCCATGATTCTCCCGTCGCAACGAGATCAGGCAGTCACGCTCCGACGTCTGCCAACAGTCTGTGGCAGGATCACCTGGAAACGTGCTCCTTGATTGCGGCCATCGCTATGAGCGGTGAACGTTCCGTCGTACGCCTCTGTGATCGCCTTCACAATGGAGAGTCCCAATCCGCTTCCAGTCTCGGCCTGAACCTCAGGGACATCGGCCCGATAGAATCTATCAGAGAGTTGGTCTGCCTGCTCAGGTTCGAACCCAACGCCGTCGTCCGTGACCCTCAGAATAGCAGTACCGTCGACCAACTGGAGATGCACTTCGATGGTCCCAGGACCCGGTGTGTACTTAAGGGCATTGTCAATCAGGTTATCGAGAATCTCGGCCAAATGAATCCGGTCCGCAGTCACGAAAACGTCATTCTCGATTCTGTCAATGATTTCTATGTTGAGACGTCGAGCGCGGTCTTGGTAGCGACTGACGGCGTCCGAAGAGAGCTTACTCAGATTCACATCGTCGCGCTGCAAGTCCTTCAGACGATCGACCCTCGAAAGGGTAAGCAAGCCGCGCACAGTCTCACTCATCTCTTCAGCGTCAGCAAGAATCGTCTCGAGGGCTGTCTGATATGTCTCGGGCTCGCGCACCCTACGCAAACTTACCTCGACGCTGTTTCGCATCGTCGTCAGCGGGGTGAGTAGCTCATGTGCGGCGTTCGCCGTGAATCGTCTCTCGCGGGCGACGGAGGCCTCAATGCGGGCGATTAGTTCATTGAATGTCTCCGCCAATTCCGTCAGTTCATCCTTCGTCGAGAAGTCCGTCGGGAGCCGATCGCTGAGATTAGTCGCACCGATCTGATGGGCCGCGCCAGTGAGTTCTACGACGGGCCTTAGGGCTCGACGAGCAAGGAGAAATCCCCCTCCGATGGCAAGCACAAGGCTCAATAGCACACCAAGAACAAGCGCCTCGAGTAGCCGCTGGAGCTCTTCGTGCAAAGACCACTCTAACCCCGTCACCTCAAGCCACCCCACTAGCTCATCTTCGTCGCCCATCAATGGACGGTAGAGCGATCGGGCAGGATTGCCTTCCCATTCATGGCTGATGGTCAAGTCTTCACTGGTCGCCGCAAGTGCAGCAG comes from the Rhodothermales bacterium genome and includes:
- a CDS encoding DUF4238 domain-containing protein → MAEKKKQHIIPECYLKSFVDDTPPAGVSMELYEPAVWITDKSLKEASRRRAPNNVLWKNRYYNLEADNPSRPRIEEELAWLEGRYAKVLEALRRRHELSVRQAIEIALFVAVLFGRTNSFISNMQNQIDEIEHLYRQVDRAYNENESVSDEYWEGSSDGGKLSLILTGPALAQRLLSFGITVVVNESGVP
- a CDS encoding HAMP domain-containing histidine kinase, which gives rise to MDKLWGRLHPISHWSISARLTVWYGLTMLIFLSVFAILCYLMFHQSLHRDFDRHLTHEQRELLPYVVLEGDQPRLASLENLRSVAFETDGIYGTYVRLFSSDGSLLYSSPNFERHEVFPAALAATSEDLTISHEWEGNPARSLYRPLMGDEDELVGWLEVTGLEWSLHEELQRLLEALVLGVLLSLVLAIGGGFLLARRALRPVVELTGAAHQIGATNLSDRLPTDFSTKDELTELAETFNELIARIEASVARERRFTANAAHELLTPLTTMRNSVEVSLRRVREPETYQTALETILADAEEMSETVRGLLTLSRVDRLKDLQRDDVNLSKLSSDAVSRYQDRARRLNIEIIDRIENDVFVTADRIHLAEILDNLIDNALKYTPGPGTIEVHLQLVDGTAILRVTDDGVGFEPEQADQLSDRFYRADVPEVQAETGSGLGLSIVKAITEAYDGTFTAHSDGRNQGARFQVILPQTVGRRRSVTA